A region from the Aphis gossypii isolate Hap1 chromosome 1, ASM2018417v2, whole genome shotgun sequence genome encodes:
- the LOC114129208 gene encoding uncharacterized protein LOC114129208 isoform X3 yields MDDKKRRIISYLRLNRISETTVDIKLQIKTFMHQIIVYEPNELTAFGFFNFDLKLTMSIIVLLITAISTMIQMKDHPWILYLKNGIFKIINSRWKNLDIKTHYRN; encoded by the exons aaaagaagaattatttcatatttgcgATTGAATCGGATTTCTGAAACGActgttgatattaaattacaa ATTAAAACATTCATGCATCAGATAATAGTTTATGAACCAAACGAATTAACAGCATTTGGATTTTTCAAtttcgatttaaaattaacgatGTCG ATTATAGTATTACTGATCACTGCCATCTCTACTATGATACAAATGAAAGACCACCCTTGGATATTGTACTTAAAGaatggaatatttaaaattattaatagtcgCTGGAAAAATCTTGATATCAAAACACACTACAGAAACTGA